From a region of the Malania oleifera isolate guangnan ecotype guangnan chromosome 12, ASM2987363v1, whole genome shotgun sequence genome:
- the LOC131145134 gene encoding casparian strip membrane protein 3 has translation MKAGPLELGQASRDASAPKQGVNRCISILDFILRIVGIIGTLGSTIAMGTTNETLPFFTQFIRFKASYDDLPTFMFFVIANSIVSAYLVLFLPLSIFHIVRSGATNSRVILILFDTVMLALLTAGASAAAAIVYLAHKGNSSANWFAICQQFNSFCERISGSLIGSFGGIIVLILLIILSAVAISRGQVMCRCMQE, from the exons ATGAAGGCAGGACCCCTTGAGCTTGGTCAGGCTTCCAGAGATGCTTCAGCCCCAAAGCAAGGGGTTAATAGATGTATCTCCATACTAGACTTCATTCTGCGAATTGTAGGAATAATTGGCACGCTAGGAAGCACGATTGCCATGGGAACAACCAATGAAACGCTTCCGTTTTTCACTCAGTTCATCCGATTCAAGGCCAGTTATGACGATCTCCCAACTTTCAT GTTCTTTGTGATTGCAAATTCGATAGTGAGCGCATATCTTGTTCTCTTTCTCCCTCTATCGATATTCCACATTGTTCGGAGTGGAGCAACCAACAGTAGGGTTATCTTGATCCTCTTTGACACA GTAATGCTGGCTCTTCTCACTGCTGGGGCTTCTGCAGCAGCAGCCATTGTCTACTTAGCGCACAAAGGGAATTCCAGTGCCAATTGGTTTGCAATATGCCAGcagttcaactccttctgcgaaCGCATTTCGGGTTCTTTGATCGGCTCTTTTGGTGGGATCATTGTGCTTATTTTACTCATCATTTTGTCAGCTGTGGCAATCTCTAGAGGCCAAGTAATGTGCAGATGCATGCAAGAATAA